A part of Desulfomicrobium baculatum DSM 4028 genomic DNA contains:
- a CDS encoding glycosyltransferase, translated as MNIVCVSSSLCAALSGLGHNVLDLRPGAGIVRIAPLLGEFVPDLLVQQESLGPRTLIADLDALSCPKVFWSIDTHLNSFWHQYYARLFDLFCTTQKHWQSWFRERGIARTLWLPWYGSQRALVPWDERRSGLGFVGRVTPERPVRGWFLEWLSELGPLESRADLGFAAMHDFYDHSRIVPNESIFGEVNFRLFEAASCGCVVINPATPGLEDLFVPGEEVAVYHDGAELAHWARRLRAEDLLARSMGLRARERVKREHLPEHRAATLLAASGDISGRAAGGVDAQAAWWLTLYHLWEAGRLDMDAQVMANGLSALPVTAEVLAVLLRLRARLGRDEYMRLVVPVAEKGQYESSLEVNLAGGMGALRFEDVRLSRLFFLRHKRHCAPSAPDPGNTPLLICLAWARELQRCRQIFRPGFVFNPHKHLPASSLECLVQASEFDPQNMDVYREMARILARDSGWDGLRLKAMSYLSLRERTNWRLTLELGAADCRAFRVRQGLEELLHARDEALRQDQEPRFWRRLEAHDQSGRIRDMLKSALVTATHAT; from the coding sequence ATGAACATTGTCTGCGTGAGTTCAAGTCTCTGCGCGGCCCTTTCCGGCCTTGGGCACAACGTGCTGGATCTGCGACCGGGGGCGGGTATCGTGCGCATCGCCCCTCTGCTTGGGGAATTTGTCCCGGATTTGCTTGTCCAGCAGGAGTCTCTCGGCCCTCGGACCCTCATTGCCGACCTCGATGCCCTGTCCTGTCCCAAGGTTTTCTGGTCCATAGACACGCATCTGAACAGTTTTTGGCATCAGTATTACGCCCGTCTTTTCGACCTGTTCTGCACAACCCAGAAGCATTGGCAGTCCTGGTTCCGGGAGAGGGGCATTGCCCGGACCCTGTGGCTGCCCTGGTATGGCTCGCAGCGGGCCCTTGTGCCCTGGGACGAGCGGCGCTCGGGCCTTGGTTTTGTCGGCCGGGTCACCCCGGAGAGACCGGTCCGGGGGTGGTTTCTGGAGTGGCTGAGCGAGCTCGGGCCGCTTGAGAGTCGCGCGGATCTGGGTTTTGCGGCCATGCACGATTTTTATGACCACAGCCGGATCGTGCCCAACGAGTCGATTTTCGGCGAAGTGAATTTTCGTTTGTTCGAAGCGGCTTCATGTGGATGCGTGGTGATCAATCCGGCTACTCCCGGTCTTGAGGATTTGTTTGTCCCGGGCGAGGAGGTGGCCGTGTACCACGATGGCGCGGAGCTTGCCCACTGGGCCCGGCGGTTGCGCGCGGAGGATCTGCTGGCCCGGAGCATGGGCCTGCGGGCCCGGGAGCGGGTCAAGCGCGAGCATCTGCCGGAGCATCGCGCCGCGACCTTGCTGGCCGCGTCCGGGGATATTTCCGGCCGGGCCGCAGGGGGCGTCGATGCGCAGGCGGCCTGGTGGCTGACCCTGTATCATCTCTGGGAGGCCGGGCGGCTGGACATGGATGCGCAGGTTATGGCCAACGGCCTTTCGGCCCTGCCCGTGACGGCAGAGGTTCTGGCGGTGCTGCTTCGGCTGCGGGCCAGGCTTGGCCGAGACGAGTACATGCGTCTGGTTGTGCCGGTGGCGGAGAAAGGGCAATATGAGTCCTCGCTGGAAGTCAATCTGGCGGGCGGCATGGGTGCGCTTCGCTTCGAGGATGTGCGCCTGTCGCGTCTTTTCTTTCTGCGTCACAAGCGACACTGCGCCCCTTCGGCTCCGGACCCGGGGAACACGCCGCTTTTAATTTGCCTTGCCTGGGCCAGGGAGCTACAACGTTGCAGGCAGATTTTCAGGCCCGGGTTCGTGTTCAACCCGCATAAGCACCTGCCGGCATCAAGCCTGGAATGTCTGGTGCAGGCCAGCGAATTCGATCCGCAGAATATGGATGTGTACAGAGAGATGGCCAGAATCCTTGCCCGCGACAGCGGGTGGGACGGCCTGCGGCTCAAGGCCATGTCCTATCTTTCACTGCGTGAACGCACGAACTGGCGGCTGACTCTGGAACTCGGGGCGGCCGATTGTCGCGCTTTTCGGGTGCGGCAGGGTCTGGAAGAGCTGCTCCATGCCCGGGATGAAGCCCTGCGCCAGGATCAGGAACCACGGTTCTGGCGCAGGCTCGAAGCCCATGACCAGTCCGGACGGATCAGGGACATGCTGAAGTCCGCACTGGTTACGGCAACGCACGCAACATAA
- a CDS encoding ATP-binding cassette domain-containing protein, whose translation MDSLEIHLRHVDVDLGTARILHDLNLTLCGGEHFAVLGDNGAGKTTLLRLLVGELWPSQRSSGTRTYRLFGEESSSPIGIRPHVRLVTPAMADWYLRHDLRVPVWEIICAGLHNTPFLYHEPSEAEREKARALGLEMGLGLVLDRPMRAVSTGQAKRALLARALIASPKLLAVDELTQGLDRQGQLQLLDALNRIAATGRTRLLVSGHGLLPVPEEVRGRIYLEHGRMVERPAQVRPGALALPEERVSSVRPETVVELESCTVVMEGRAAVDNLSWTIRAGECWGVLGHNGGGKSTLLQLITGYRRPWPGGEAKWFGRAGLARMREVRGRIGILAPWIGERIEPGATCRDVLLSGLCDGLGVHSGLSATQISQAEELATAWGMADWLDRPLGSLSYGQARQVMLARGVVHAPDLLVLDEPFSGLDASWQARMIELLRHWAATGRTLVLATHSPEYMDELLTHGLILDQGRLVAAMEWPALRQSSAFAALFAAPGQLRDEV comes from the coding sequence ATGGACAGTCTTGAGATTCACCTTCGGCACGTCGATGTGGATTTGGGCACAGCCCGCATCCTGCACGACCTGAACCTGACCCTTTGTGGAGGAGAGCACTTTGCCGTGCTCGGCGACAACGGGGCGGGCAAGACCACGTTGTTGCGTCTTTTGGTCGGCGAGCTGTGGCCTTCGCAGCGAAGCTCCGGCACGCGCACCTACCGGCTTTTCGGGGAAGAATCGTCATCGCCCATCGGCATACGCCCGCATGTGCGTCTGGTCACGCCCGCCATGGCGGACTGGTATCTGCGCCATGATCTGCGCGTGCCGGTCTGGGAAATCATCTGCGCCGGGCTGCACAACACGCCCTTTCTTTATCATGAACCGTCTGAAGCCGAACGCGAAAAGGCGCGGGCTCTGGGGCTTGAAATGGGCCTGGGGCTGGTCCTGGATCGCCCCATGCGGGCGGTGTCCACGGGGCAGGCCAAGCGTGCCCTTCTGGCCCGGGCGCTCATCGCTTCTCCCAAACTTCTCGCCGTGGATGAACTGACCCAGGGACTGGACCGGCAAGGGCAGCTGCAACTGCTTGACGCATTGAACCGCATTGCGGCCACGGGCCGCACCCGTCTCCTGGTCAGCGGACATGGCCTGCTGCCAGTGCCTGAAGAGGTCCGGGGGCGGATATATCTTGAGCATGGACGGATGGTCGAGCGGCCCGCGCAGGTTCGCCCCGGCGCCCTCGCCTTGCCGGAGGAACGGGTCTCGTCGGTCCGGCCCGAGACCGTGGTCGAGCTTGAGTCGTGCACCGTGGTCATGGAAGGCCGCGCAGCCGTGGACAACCTGAGCTGGACGATTCGTGCCGGTGAATGTTGGGGCGTGCTCGGACACAACGGCGGGGGCAAATCGACTCTGCTGCAGCTCATCACCGGATACCGTCGGCCCTGGCCGGGCGGCGAGGCGAAGTGGTTCGGGCGGGCGGGGCTCGCGCGCATGAGAGAGGTCCGGGGCCGCATCGGAATTCTTGCGCCCTGGATCGGGGAGCGCATCGAGCCAGGGGCCACCTGCCGCGACGTGCTCCTTTCGGGCCTGTGCGACGGGCTTGGCGTGCATAGTGGCCTTTCAGCAACGCAAATCAGCCAGGCCGAAGAGCTGGCGACGGCCTGGGGCATGGCGGATTGGCTGGACCGGCCGCTCGGTTCCCTCTCCTATGGCCAGGCGCGGCAGGTCATGCTGGCCCGCGGCGTTGTGCATGCCCCGGATCTTTTGGTGCTGGACGAACCTTTTTCCGGTCTCGACGCGTCCTGGCAGGCGCGCATGATCGAATTGCTGCGGCATTGGGCCGCCACGGGGCGTACCCTGGTGCTGGCCACCCATTCGCCGGAATACATGGACGAGCTGCTGACCCACGGACTCATCCTCGACCAGGGCCGCCTCGTGGCCGCCATGGAATGGCCCGCATTGCGGCAAAGTTCCGCCTTTGCCGCGCTTTTCGCGGCACCTGGGCAACTGCGGGACGAAGTATGA
- a CDS encoding DUF3368 domain-containing protein — protein MLLLVSDANILIDMDEGGLLASMFSLDCQFIVPDILFTEELEELHAHVLDLGLEQKSLSSESMIATVRMAQIYKRTSRNDLFALSLAKQEHCPLLTDDKHLKEAAEKEDIIVHGTIWLVEELVRTGKISAHIAKSAYEKMEQSGRRLPWKTAIDRLKRL, from the coding sequence ATGCTGCTCCTTGTCAGTGACGCGAACATATTGATCGATATGGATGAAGGCGGACTTCTTGCCTCCATGTTCAGCCTCGACTGCCAATTCATTGTCCCTGACATTCTTTTTACTGAGGAACTTGAAGAACTTCATGCTCACGTCCTTGATTTGGGACTCGAACAAAAATCCTTAAGTAGCGAATCCATGATTGCCACGGTGCGAATGGCACAGATTTATAAGAGAACAAGCAGAAATGATCTCTTTGCTTTGTCATTGGCAAAGCAGGAGCACTGCCCGCTTCTTACCGACGATAAACACCTGAAAGAAGCTGCGGAAAAGGAAGATATCATTGTCCATGGAACGATATGGCTTGTTGAAGAGCTGGTTCGAACAGGAAAAATATCTGCGCATATTGCCAAGTCCGCTTATGAAAAAATGGAACAATCGGGCCGAAGATTACCTTGGAAAACTGCGATAGATCGACTCAAGAGACTGTAA
- a CDS encoding SDR family oxidoreductase, whose translation MSSKPKIAVVTGGAQGIGKAVCDAFAAQGVCVRTIDLLPNSDFVGDIADESVLRAFAAQVIADHGEVDYLINNACLSRGGLKTCTWGDFNYVLRVGVTAPFLLTQLFFDHFSAQASVVNISSTRHLMSQADTESYTAAKGGITALTHAMAVTLAGRARVNCISPGWIDTTGSRFDGPDADQHPAGRVGTPADIVNMAMFLCDPKNSFITGQNFTVDGGMTKLMVYHDDHGWTYAPQETDSK comes from the coding sequence ATGTCCAGCAAACCGAAAATCGCTGTCGTAACAGGCGGGGCGCAGGGCATCGGCAAGGCGGTCTGCGACGCCTTTGCCGCTCAGGGCGTTTGCGTGCGCACCATCGACCTGCTGCCGAACTCCGATTTCGTGGGGGACATTGCCGACGAGAGCGTGCTGCGCGCTTTTGCGGCTCAGGTCATCGCGGATCACGGCGAGGTCGACTATCTGATCAACAACGCCTGCCTGTCGCGGGGGGGCCTCAAGACCTGCACCTGGGGCGACTTCAATTATGTGCTGCGCGTCGGCGTGACAGCGCCCTTTCTGCTGACCCAGCTGTTTTTCGATCATTTCAGCGCTCAGGCCAGCGTCGTGAACATTTCTTCCACCCGCCACCTGATGAGCCAGGCCGACACGGAAAGCTACACGGCGGCCAAGGGCGGCATCACGGCTCTGACCCACGCCATGGCCGTCACGCTGGCCGGGAGGGCACGGGTCAACTGCATCTCCCCGGGCTGGATCGACACCACCGGCTCCCGGTTCGACGGCCCCGATGCCGACCAGCACCCCGCAGGCCGCGTCGGCACTCCCGCCGACATCGTCAACATGGCGATGTTCCTGTGCGATCCCAAAAACAGCTTCATCACCGGGCAGAATTTCACCGTGGATGGCGGCATGACCAAGCTGATGGTCTATCACGACGACCATGGCTGGACGTACGCCCCGCAAGAAACGGACTCCAAGTGA
- a CDS encoding helix-turn-helix domain-containing protein, whose translation MIGERLQRARKAADLSLRNLAEQVGVSHTWINKFEKDQAMPDSKTLLKLGKVLGVRSEYFFRPEQVTLSQVEYRKKSTLPKKRLQAITHEILDHIERRMELEDLFPQPPVETFRLPAGLPDRVESYSQIEEVANHTRREWDLGMNPIPALIDLLEMKGIRVFCVDARNDAKFDGLFAYVADAPIVVVGKYWPGDRQRFTLAHELGHLILANRLSENLDLEKAGNRFAGALLFPDVSVKKYLGAKRSSLESREIQALKYEFGLSMFAIIRRAFDLEIIKESYYSNLAIHFRMKGWHKNEPGEQIKPENENIFSNLVFHALAEEYIGDSKAAELLSLSLDNFRRYRSMEEINAAPCQ comes from the coding sequence ATGATCGGTGAACGATTACAACGCGCTCGTAAGGCTGCCGACCTGTCTCTGCGGAATTTGGCCGAGCAGGTGGGGGTTAGCCATACCTGGATAAACAAGTTTGAAAAGGATCAGGCCATGCCTGATTCAAAGACATTGCTGAAGCTTGGCAAAGTGCTCGGCGTTCGGTCGGAGTATTTTTTCCGGCCGGAGCAGGTCACGTTGTCGCAAGTCGAGTACCGCAAAAAGAGCACTCTTCCCAAAAAACGTTTGCAAGCCATTACCCACGAGATTCTTGATCACATAGAACGGCGGATGGAGCTTGAAGACCTCTTCCCCCAGCCTCCGGTTGAAACGTTTCGTCTCCCTGCCGGTCTGCCGGATCGAGTGGAGAGCTATAGCCAAATTGAAGAGGTGGCGAACCACACACGGCGAGAATGGGATCTCGGCATGAATCCAATCCCGGCACTGATCGACTTGCTGGAAATGAAAGGCATTCGGGTTTTTTGCGTTGACGCCCGGAACGACGCCAAATTTGACGGGTTGTTCGCGTATGTGGCGGATGCTCCAATTGTGGTTGTAGGGAAATACTGGCCTGGCGATCGCCAGCGCTTCACGCTTGCCCACGAATTGGGACATCTCATCCTTGCCAACCGACTGAGCGAAAATCTTGACCTTGAGAAGGCCGGCAATCGTTTTGCCGGAGCCCTCTTGTTTCCTGATGTCTCAGTAAAAAAATACCTGGGAGCGAAACGATCTTCCCTTGAGTCTCGCGAAATTCAGGCTCTCAAATATGAGTTTGGACTGAGCATGTTCGCCATTATTCGTCGTGCATTCGACCTGGAAATCATCAAGGAGAGCTACTACAGCAATTTGGCAATCCATTTTAGAATGAAAGGGTGGCACAAAAACGAACCAGGGGAACAGATCAAGCCGGAAAATGAAAACATTTTCAGCAACCTTGTTTTCCATGCACTTGCCGAAGAGTACATCGGAGATTCCAAGGCTGCAGAGCTTCTCAGTCTTTCACTGGACAATTTCCGCCGTTACCGCAGTATGGAAGAAATAAATGCTGCTCCTTGTCAGTGA
- a CDS encoding hybrid sensor histidine kinase/response regulator, translating into MADQKRSKILVVDDAEVNIDILVEFLGGEYDVVTAASGQRALEIAVTAPPDIILLDVVMPGMDGFEACRRLKSDERTADIPIIFITALDDVAAETTGLALGAIDFITKPFNPGVVRARVANHLALREAARLKEDVERIMRHDLKSPLTTVITLPQLLLMDDNLEEAQRNMLRRIEDAGYTLMAMINLSTTLFRMERDSYELKPEDMDLAAVTRKVLAGFAETAAMRRIELQMLPGGQENIPFQGEELLCHSMLCNLISNALDASTHRETVQVSLNPLAEGGLRIDIVNKGQVPPELGDRFFEKYATSGKTHGLGLGTYSARLIARAHGGDISMESGSGLVTVSVWLPG; encoded by the coding sequence ATGGCAGACCAAAAGCGTTCAAAGATCCTGGTGGTGGATGACGCGGAGGTGAATATCGACATTCTGGTCGAATTCCTCGGCGGCGAATACGACGTCGTCACGGCCGCAAGCGGCCAGCGGGCGCTGGAAATCGCCGTTACCGCGCCGCCGGACATCATCCTGCTCGACGTCGTGATGCCCGGCATGGACGGCTTCGAGGCCTGCCGCAGGTTGAAGTCCGACGAGAGGACCGCCGACATCCCGATCATCTTCATCACCGCCCTCGACGACGTCGCCGCCGAGACCACGGGCCTTGCGCTGGGGGCCATCGATTTCATCACCAAGCCCTTCAACCCGGGGGTGGTCAGGGCGCGGGTCGCAAACCACCTCGCCCTGCGCGAGGCAGCCCGCCTCAAGGAGGACGTGGAGCGGATCATGCGCCACGACCTCAAGTCCCCCCTGACCACGGTCATCACCCTGCCGCAGCTTCTGCTCATGGACGACAACCTTGAAGAGGCCCAGCGGAACATGCTCCGGCGCATCGAGGACGCCGGATACACCCTCATGGCCATGATCAACCTCTCCACCACCCTTTTCCGCATGGAGCGGGACAGTTACGAACTGAAGCCCGAAGACATGGACCTGGCCGCCGTGACGCGCAAGGTCCTGGCCGGTTTCGCGGAAACGGCCGCCATGCGCCGCATCGAACTGCAGATGCTCCCCGGCGGCCAGGAAAATATTCCTTTCCAGGGCGAGGAACTGCTCTGCCACTCCATGCTCTGCAACCTCATAAGCAACGCCCTGGACGCCTCCACCCACAGGGAAACGGTCCAGGTGTCCCTGAACCCGCTGGCCGAGGGCGGCCTGCGCATCGACATCGTGAACAAGGGCCAGGTGCCGCCGGAGCTGGGGGACAGATTCTTCGAGAAGTACGCCACCTCCGGCAAGACGCACGGCCTCGGCCTTGGGACCTATTCGGCCAGGCTCATCGCGCGTGCCCACGGCGGGGACATTTCCATGGAGAGTGGAAGCGGTCTTGTGACCGTCAGCGTTTGGCTGCCGGGCTGA
- a CDS encoding YceI family protein — MAAEKASGQWDIDPEHSSIGFRVRHIVGYVPGVFSRFSGQVEYDAAMPEKSQFYFLIDSSSVHTGVPARDEHLRSPDFLDVERSPRMIFSSKNVVREDGDILVVTGDLTIRDVTAEVRVPLQVLGIAGHPVKDKMPGVRVLGLHAAFSINRLDFHVGSEEWTRMGLMGEAIDLTIDMELLQR; from the coding sequence TTGGCTGCCGAAAAGGCCTCCGGCCAATGGGACATCGATCCGGAGCATTCCTCCATCGGGTTCCGGGTGCGTCATATCGTGGGATATGTGCCCGGCGTCTTCAGCCGTTTTTCCGGCCAGGTGGAATATGATGCGGCCATGCCCGAAAAGAGCCAGTTCTATTTTCTGATTGACAGTTCCAGTGTCCATACCGGCGTGCCTGCCCGTGACGAACATCTGCGCAGCCCCGACTTTCTGGATGTGGAGAGGTCGCCCAGGATGATTTTTTCTTCCAAAAACGTGGTCCGTGAGGACGGGGACATCCTTGTCGTCACCGGAGATCTGACCATCCGCGACGTGACCGCCGAGGTGCGGGTTCCCTTGCAGGTGCTTGGCATCGCAGGCCATCCGGTCAAGGACAAGATGCCCGGCGTCAGAGTGCTCGGCCTGCATGCCGCCTTTTCCATAAACCGCCTGGATTTCCACGTGGGTTCCGAGGAATGGACCCGGATGGGGCTCATGGGCGAAGCCATTGATCTGACTATCGACATGGAGCTGCTGCAACGCTAG